In a genomic window of Lagopus muta isolate bLagMut1 chromosome 2, bLagMut1 primary, whole genome shotgun sequence:
- the GABRR1 gene encoding gamma-aminobutyric acid receptor subunit rho-1 isoform X4: MLLIYSRLQRQRREAHGEAHKQGSSPILKRSPDITKSPLTKSEQLLRIDDHDFSMRPGFGGPAIPVGVDVQVESLDSISEVDMDFTMTLYLRHYWKDERLSFPSTNNQSMTFDGRLVKKIWVPDMFFVHSKRSFIHDTTTDNVMLRVQPDGKVLYSLRVTVTAMCNMDFSRFPLDTQTCSLEIESYAYTEDDLMLYWKNGNDSLKTDERISLSQFLIQEFHTTTKLAFYSSTGWYNRLYINFTLRRHIFFFLLQTYFPATLMVMLSWVSFWIDRRAVPARVPLGITTVLTMSTIITGVNASMPRVSYIKAVDIYLWVSFVFVFLSVLEYAAVNYLTTVQERKERKLRDKLPCACSLPQPRPMMMDGSYNDGDVNELGHYVSENGDKQDRMMVQLALGSERGSGRRKNQRYVSMRIDTHAIDKYSRIIFPGAYILFNLIYWSIFS; the protein is encoded by the exons TAGTCCTATCCTAAAGCGAAGCCCTGACATCACCAAATCTCCACTGACAAAGTCAGAACAGCTGCTGCGAATAGATGACCATGACTTCAGCATGAGACCAGGTTTTGGAG gccCTGCAATTCCTGTAGGGGTGGATGTCCAAGTTGAAAGTCTGGACAGCATTTCTGAGGTGGATATG GACTTCACCATGACACTTTATCTGAGGCACTACTGGAAAGATGAGAGATTGTCTTTCCCCAGCACCAACAACCAAAGCATGACATTTGACGGCAGGCTGGTGAAGAAGATCTGGGTCCCTGACATGTTCTTTGTCCACTCCAAACGTTCCTTCATCCATGACACCACCACTGACAATGTCATGCTGCGGGTCCAGCCAGATGGGAAGGTACTTTATAGCCTCAG GGTTACAGTAACAGCGATGTGCAACATGGATTTTAGTCGCTTTCCCCTGGACACACAGACGTGCTCCCTGGAGATTGAAAGCT ATGCTTACACAGAAGATGACCTCATGCTCTACTGGAAGAATGGAAATGATTCCCTAAAAACGGATGAGAGGATATCGCTGTCCCAGTTCCTGATACAGGAGTTCCACACTACCACAAAACTTGCCTTTTATAGCAGCACAG GATGGTACAATCGCCTCTACATCAACTTCACCTTGCGTCGACACATCTTCTTCTTCTTGCTCCAAACCTATTTCCCCGCCACTCTCATGGTTATGCTGTCCTGGGTGTCTTTCTGGATTGACCGTCGAGCAGTTCCTGCCAGAGTCCCTTTAG ggaTCACCACTGTGCTGACCATGTCTACGATCATCACTGGGGTGAACGCCTCCATGCCCCGCGTTTCCTACATCAAAGCAGTGGACATTTACCTGTGGGTCAGTTTTGTGTTCGTCTTCCTCTCAGTGCTGGAATATGCAGCAGTGAATTACCTGACCACAGTgcaagagagaaaggagaggaaactCCGGGATAAG CTCCCCTGTGCGTGCAGCCTTCCTCAGCCCCGGCCCATGATGATGGACGGCAGCTACAACGACGGTGACGTGAATGAGTTGGGGCACTACGTGTCCGAGAACGGAGACAAGCAGGACAGAATGATGGTGCAGCTGGCACTGGGGTCTGAGAGGGGCTCGGGCAGGAGGAAAAACCAGAGATACGTCAGCATGCGGATCGACACCCACGCCATCGACAAGTACTCCAGGATAATTTTCCCTGGCGCATACATTCTATTTAACTTGATATACTGGTCCATTTTTTCATAA
- the GABRR1 gene encoding gamma-aminobutyric acid receptor subunit rho-1 isoform X5, with translation MQSPPTRKRDTRADSSGRDEKPTARHTSRAGPAIPVGVDVQVESLDSISEVDMDFTMTLYLRHYWKDERLSFPSTNNQSMTFDGRLVKKIWVPDMFFVHSKRSFIHDTTTDNVMLRVQPDGKVLYSLRVTVTAMCNMDFSRFPLDTQTCSLEIESYAYTEDDLMLYWKNGNDSLKTDERISLSQFLIQEFHTTTKLAFYSSTGWYNRLYINFTLRRHIFFFLLQTYFPATLMVMLSWVSFWIDRRAVPARVPLGITTVLTMSTIITGVNASMPRVSYIKAVDIYLWVSFVFVFLSVLEYAAVNYLTTVQERKERKLRDKLPCACSLPQPRPMMMDGSYNDGDVNELGHYVSENGDKQDRMMVQLALGSERGSGRRKNQRYVSMRIDTHAIDKYSRIIFPGAYILFNLIYWSIFS, from the exons gccCTGCAATTCCTGTAGGGGTGGATGTCCAAGTTGAAAGTCTGGACAGCATTTCTGAGGTGGATATG GACTTCACCATGACACTTTATCTGAGGCACTACTGGAAAGATGAGAGATTGTCTTTCCCCAGCACCAACAACCAAAGCATGACATTTGACGGCAGGCTGGTGAAGAAGATCTGGGTCCCTGACATGTTCTTTGTCCACTCCAAACGTTCCTTCATCCATGACACCACCACTGACAATGTCATGCTGCGGGTCCAGCCAGATGGGAAGGTACTTTATAGCCTCAG GGTTACAGTAACAGCGATGTGCAACATGGATTTTAGTCGCTTTCCCCTGGACACACAGACGTGCTCCCTGGAGATTGAAAGCT ATGCTTACACAGAAGATGACCTCATGCTCTACTGGAAGAATGGAAATGATTCCCTAAAAACGGATGAGAGGATATCGCTGTCCCAGTTCCTGATACAGGAGTTCCACACTACCACAAAACTTGCCTTTTATAGCAGCACAG GATGGTACAATCGCCTCTACATCAACTTCACCTTGCGTCGACACATCTTCTTCTTCTTGCTCCAAACCTATTTCCCCGCCACTCTCATGGTTATGCTGTCCTGGGTGTCTTTCTGGATTGACCGTCGAGCAGTTCCTGCCAGAGTCCCTTTAG ggaTCACCACTGTGCTGACCATGTCTACGATCATCACTGGGGTGAACGCCTCCATGCCCCGCGTTTCCTACATCAAAGCAGTGGACATTTACCTGTGGGTCAGTTTTGTGTTCGTCTTCCTCTCAGTGCTGGAATATGCAGCAGTGAATTACCTGACCACAGTgcaagagagaaaggagaggaaactCCGGGATAAG CTCCCCTGTGCGTGCAGCCTTCCTCAGCCCCGGCCCATGATGATGGACGGCAGCTACAACGACGGTGACGTGAATGAGTTGGGGCACTACGTGTCCGAGAACGGAGACAAGCAGGACAGAATGATGGTGCAGCTGGCACTGGGGTCTGAGAGGGGCTCGGGCAGGAGGAAAAACCAGAGATACGTCAGCATGCGGATCGACACCCACGCCATCGACAAGTACTCCAGGATAATTTTCCCTGGCGCATACATTCTATTTAACTTGATATACTGGTCCATTTTTTCATAA
- the PM20D2 gene encoding xaa-Arg dipeptidase produces MGPQDSVLEELKRRACESVELNAARLGELSRSIWRRPELAYQEHHAHDAMTGFFSGGELPGAAWAVRPRYKLDTAFRAEWGTADPPRGPRPLHVAFLCEYDALPGIGHACGHNLIAEVGAAAALGLKAALESLPQPAPVAVQVTVLGTPAEEQGGGKIDLINAGAFDGLDVVFMAHPSQENAAYLPDVAEHDVTVKYYGKASHAAAYPWEGVNALDAAVLAYNNLSVLRQQMKPTWRVHGVIKNGGVKPNIIPSYTEMEFYLRAPSIKDLSVLTEKVEDCFKAAALATGCKVEIKGGKNDYYNVLPNKSLQKIYKENGKKLGIEFISEDCVLNGLSGSTDFGNVTFVVPGLHPYFYIGSDALNHTEQYTEAAGSQNAQFYALRTAKALAMTALDVIFNPDLLEQVREDFRQMKLKEEGHLNQAETDRKPGAGIGACASR; encoded by the exons ATGGGACCGCAGGACTCGGTGTTGGAGGAGCTGAAGCGGCGGGCGTGCGAGAGCGTGGAGCTGAACGCGGCGCGGCTGGGCGAGCTGAGCCGCAGCATCTGGCGGCGGCCCGAGCTGGCCTACCAGGAGCACCACGCGCACGACGCCATGACCGGTTTTTTCTCTGGCGGGGAGCTGCCGGGCGCCGCCTGGGCCGTGCGGCCCCGCTACAAGCTGGACACGGCCTTCCGAGCCGAGTGGGGCACGGCCGACCCCCCGCGGGGTCCCCGTCCGCTCCACGTCGCCTTCCTGTGCGAGTACGACGCGCTGCCCGGCATCGGCCACGCGTGCGGCCACAACCTCATCGCCGAGGTGGGGGCGGCCGCCGCGCTGGGTCTCAAGGCCGCCCTGGAGAGCCTGCCGCAGCCCGCGCCCGTCGCCGTGCAG GTCACGGTGCTGGGCACCCCCGCcgaggagcagggaggaggcaAGATCGACCTGATCAACGCCGGGGCGTTTGACGGCTTGGACGTGGTCTTCATGGCTCACCCCTCGCAGGAAAACGCGGCTTATCTGCCCGATGTGGCTGAGCACGA CGTGACTGTGAAATACTATGGAAAAGCTTCTCATGCTGCTGCTTATCCTTGGGAAGGAGTTAATGCATTAGATGCTGCTGTTCTTGCATACAACAATCTGTCTGTTTTAAGACAGCAAATGAAACCCACCTGGAGAGTTCATG GTGTTATAAAAAATGGTGGTGTGAAACCTAATATCATTCCTTCTTACACTGAAATGGAGTTTTACTTGCGCGCCCCTTCAATTAAAGATCTTTCTGTTCTGACAGAGAAGGTTGAGGACTGCTtcaaagctgcagcactggcCACAGGATGCAAA GTGGAAATAAAAGGGGGTAAAAATGATTACTACAATGTGCTTCCAAATAAAAGTCTGCAGAAGATTTACAAGGAGAATGGAAAGAAGCTTGGAATAGAATTTATATCAGAAGACTGCGTTTTGAATGGTTTGTCAG GTTCCACAGATTTTGGAAATGTTACCTTTGTAGTCCCTGGGCTTCATCCTTATTTTTATATTGGTTCTGATGCCTTGAATCACACTGAGCAATACACAGAAGCTGCAG GCTCACAGAATGCCCAGTTCTATGCTTTGCGCACAGCAAAAGCTTTGGCTATGACAGCATTGGATGTCATTTTCAATCCAGATCTACTTGAACAAGTTAGAGAAGACTTCAGACAAATGAAGCTGAAAGAAGAGGGACATCTAAATCAAGCAGAAACTGACAGAAAGCCTGGTGCTGGTATAGGAGCATGTGCCTCACGCTAA
- the GABRR1 gene encoding gamma-aminobutyric acid receptor subunit rho-1 isoform X6: MDFTMTLYLRHYWKDERLSFPSTNNQSMTFDGRLVKKIWVPDMFFVHSKRSFIHDTTTDNVMLRVQPDGKVLYSLRVTVTAMCNMDFSRFPLDTQTCSLEIESYAYTEDDLMLYWKNGNDSLKTDERISLSQFLIQEFHTTTKLAFYSSTGWYNRLYINFTLRRHIFFFLLQTYFPATLMVMLSWVSFWIDRRAVPARVPLGITTVLTMSTIITGVNASMPRVSYIKAVDIYLWVSFVFVFLSVLEYAAVNYLTTVQERKERKLRDKLPCACSLPQPRPMMMDGSYNDGDVNELGHYVSENGDKQDRMMVQLALGSERGSGRRKNQRYVSMRIDTHAIDKYSRIIFPGAYILFNLIYWSIFS, encoded by the exons ATG GACTTCACCATGACACTTTATCTGAGGCACTACTGGAAAGATGAGAGATTGTCTTTCCCCAGCACCAACAACCAAAGCATGACATTTGACGGCAGGCTGGTGAAGAAGATCTGGGTCCCTGACATGTTCTTTGTCCACTCCAAACGTTCCTTCATCCATGACACCACCACTGACAATGTCATGCTGCGGGTCCAGCCAGATGGGAAGGTACTTTATAGCCTCAG GGTTACAGTAACAGCGATGTGCAACATGGATTTTAGTCGCTTTCCCCTGGACACACAGACGTGCTCCCTGGAGATTGAAAGCT ATGCTTACACAGAAGATGACCTCATGCTCTACTGGAAGAATGGAAATGATTCCCTAAAAACGGATGAGAGGATATCGCTGTCCCAGTTCCTGATACAGGAGTTCCACACTACCACAAAACTTGCCTTTTATAGCAGCACAG GATGGTACAATCGCCTCTACATCAACTTCACCTTGCGTCGACACATCTTCTTCTTCTTGCTCCAAACCTATTTCCCCGCCACTCTCATGGTTATGCTGTCCTGGGTGTCTTTCTGGATTGACCGTCGAGCAGTTCCTGCCAGAGTCCCTTTAG ggaTCACCACTGTGCTGACCATGTCTACGATCATCACTGGGGTGAACGCCTCCATGCCCCGCGTTTCCTACATCAAAGCAGTGGACATTTACCTGTGGGTCAGTTTTGTGTTCGTCTTCCTCTCAGTGCTGGAATATGCAGCAGTGAATTACCTGACCACAGTgcaagagagaaaggagaggaaactCCGGGATAAG CTCCCCTGTGCGTGCAGCCTTCCTCAGCCCCGGCCCATGATGATGGACGGCAGCTACAACGACGGTGACGTGAATGAGTTGGGGCACTACGTGTCCGAGAACGGAGACAAGCAGGACAGAATGATGGTGCAGCTGGCACTGGGGTCTGAGAGGGGCTCGGGCAGGAGGAAAAACCAGAGATACGTCAGCATGCGGATCGACACCCACGCCATCGACAAGTACTCCAGGATAATTTTCCCTGGCGCATACATTCTATTTAACTTGATATACTGGTCCATTTTTTCATAA